Part of the Nothobranchius furzeri strain GRZ-AD chromosome 2, NfurGRZ-RIMD1, whole genome shotgun sequence genome, AGGACGTGATCAGTGTTTACTCACGTGCCtaaccagaacacacacacacacccctcatcTGTGCAGGCAATGCGTAAACCCAGATAAGAGTGACGTTGCAGAGGGATTCCTACTCAGGCCACCTGTGCGTTGAAGAACTAGGCTGGCCATATAAGGCTGAATACTGTAGCTTTGTGTGACGTGTCTATGCACACTTCAGGTTTTGTTTACAGTCGCCAACGGTTATTAGGGTTGTGAGAGATAAACCGATGCGACCGGATATTCTGTTAACAAGTGAGAGATTTGGGTGCATCGGTAGCAGCCTCCTCAATCGATAGGGAAAAGACCTGAACTCATAGATGAATCGGTTCTAGAGTCATCGATCGGGTATCGCGAGATTTTGAGTCGTTTGGCTGCATCATACGTAGGCCAGGCGCCAGAATCGCTAAAACATCGCGAGAGCTTAAGCTACCCCGCAAACCCAAAGAAGCAGCTACCCCGCTAAACACGATAGCTGCcagtgactagctgttagctcaaatGACAACACGAAAAATGGAGGAGGCGGAGACCAACAACATTAGCCTGGGCGAAAGACGTGATAATACACCGAGACAGATTTTCAACGCACCGGGAAAACAAAAATCCAAGGTTTGGACAGTGTTTGGGTTTTATAAGATGGCGGGGAAGCTCGACAGAAGCCATGCTATTTGTAAACTTTGTAGAGCCTCGTTGACCTACTCCGGGAGCACTACAAATCTGGACCAGCATGCAAAGAGAAAACACGGTGAAGAGTACGGTGAGTTTACCGAGCAGAAGCGTGCAGGAACCAGTGGCAAACAGGCAAGGACGGAGAACGCCATTCCTACTTTTTTCCAGCGACTTGGTCAAAACTCAGCACGCGCTAGGGAAATCACGGCATCAATAACACGTTTTATTGCCAAAGGATTATGTCCTTACAATATTGTCGAGTGGGAAGGATTTCAAGATTTGATTCATACATTAGAGCCCAGATATAAGATACCGTCCCGAAATCATATCACCAACACGTGTATGCCAGCGCTGTATGCCCAGGTTAAGAGCCAAGTtgaagaaaaactggcaaaagcaGAAAGAGTGGCAATAACTACTGATGCTTGGACGTCATGTGCGACGGAGTCATATGTGACCATCACAGCCCAACACATCGCTCCGGATTGGGAGTTACATGTTTACGTCTTACAGACCCGGGCATTCAAAGGATCCCACACTGGGAAGAATGTAGGTGCTCTGCTGAAACAGGCATGTGTTGACTGGAAGATTCTAGATAAAGAGCCAGCCCTGGTGACTGACAACGCCACAAACATGGTTTTAGCTGGCGTGGAAGCAGAAATGACTCCTCACCTCATGTGCTTTGCACACACTATAAATCTGGCCACACAGAAAGCCTTCAAAATGGACACAGTAGCAAGGTTGCTGGGAAAGGTGAGAAGAGTGGTTGGCTTTTTTCACCGCAGTGTCAGGGCAGCAGAAATTCTACAAGACAAACAGAAACAACTTGCTTTGCCTACCCACAAACTCATCCAAGACGTGTCCACCCGGTGGAATAGTACCCAGATTATGCTTGAACGGGTACTCGAACAACAGCCTGCCATCTCTGCTGCACTCATGTCCAGGGATCTCAGAAGAGGAGAAGAGCTTAACACTCTGAAGGACAAAGACTTCTGTGATGTTGAAGACATTGTGAAGCTGATGGTGCCAGTCAAACTTGTGACGATCAGCATGTGTGAAGACAAGCGGCCCACACTCTCAGTGATTTCCCCTGTCAGAGAAAAGCTTAAAAAGACATTTGAAGCAGCAGATGAAGACTCGGTAGTAATCAGAGAGATGAAACAAGCATTCAGAGAGGACTTGGAGAAGCGCTACACTGGCCTGGAGGATCTGTTCCACACTGCAGCAGCTCTGGATCCCCGCTTCAAGTCTCTGCCCTTCCTGACGGACCATGATGCTGAGCGGACGTTCGCAAACATAACAGCAAAAGCTACATCCCTGCATAACAAGGTACACCTGGAAACAcctcatcatttaattaattttgttaaaatacataatactgtattgtgtattttgtggtttgtaaatgagcTTTGTTCTAAACATACACATTACAGTGCATTGTATTAATCTATAATTTGGTATTATTAGATTTATCCTGACTACTGTTAATGTTTGTTTGATTTTGTACACAAGCTGTCTTTTATATTTCATTTTTCTAGGCTTTGGCAACAGGGGATCCAGTCCATGGAGGCCCACTGCAGACCACTCCATGCCAGACTGAACCTGCCCTTGGAGAGCTGGGCATCAGGATTGATGCCCCTCAGACCCAACATGAGCCAGAAGGTTTGTATATTTTATACCGTGATCAATAATGGGTTGACGCTAGTATAAACTCATGCTACAGATCTAAAATATTACCATAttacaaaaacacataaaatatgAGAATTAGCATGCAAAGACCGGGTTTAATCATATGTTTACAAGAGTAATTCATTCTGAACATCAGATGAATAAAGATATGATTGGGTTATGTCAGCTACAAAGTAAAGCACCACTGAGGCATGGCAAACAAAGTCAGTAACATAtggtaattgttttttttttttgttttgtttgtttttttttagatgatcTCCCTCCtttcaaaaagaagaaaatatctgccTTGGACCAGCTGTTGGGAAAAGACTTTGAAGTGAGGATGGCGGCTACATCTGTGAGAGACAAGGCCAGTGAAGAAGTCAAAAGGTACAGAGAGCGTGCTTCATTGCCTCTGGAAGAAAATCCTCTACAGTGgtggaaagagcagcaggacttGCCACTGCTGTCATCTCTTGCTAAAAGATACCTCTGCATCCCAGCCACTAGTGTGGCCTCTGAACGGGTGTTCAGTACTGCTGGAGATATTGTTTCCACAAAACGCAGCCTACTCAAACATGAGCATGTGGATCAGCTCATTTTCCTGAAGAAAAATCtgccctccaaaaaaaaaaaaaacaacagtgatCAGGAGTAAAATGACAGAGAACATTCACAGGCGTTCTGTAAGTGAAGTGAGCTATTTTTCAGtttctgattggatagaaataccTTTATCTGGTCAAAAAGCAGCAGTTTGATTTTAGTTATATTTATTTACTCTAATTTTGTGCATGAAGCACTTGCCACTATTGAGCATTGTTGAGTTAAGAATGATGTTGCTGCTTTGTCGTTCCACTGTGGTTCCCCAGGCTTGAGGCTACATTTTGAGATGAGGCTAATCAGCTAATCATCAGGTTACGGTTTATAGGTGTGTGACTTGTTTACATGAAAATGTTGCACTTTGTTACCTACCTCTAGTGTTCAAAACAAGCTCAGGCTGAAATCTTGCACTTTTTTATAACTAGTCTTGCTACTTTTACCTCTGGACTTCCCATCCAGCAATCCAACCACATATCTCCATGCCTAAAAATAAGAATAGTAACATGTGGTTTTGgtattctgtttttctttttttctttttcctacaAGTGCCATAAAGCCACAATGCTtaagacatgtttttttttacatatttgaaAATAAATGTGGTACTGTCACTTTAACAGAACTGTGTTATTTTCTTTATAAAATATGTTCAACGAATATAAACTAGAGAATCTAATTGTTTAGTTATTCTTACCGTATCGAATCGTTAAAAATCGAATCGAACCGTTTCGAATCGGTCTGTAATAAAAGGATATCGTTTTTGAATTGAATCGTAACCTGTGCATCTAGATTCATATTGAATCGTTTTTCACAGAGAGATGTGCATCCCTAACGGTTATATCCTCATGCTGAAGTTTTTTTGACCTCAGCAGGTGAATAGTACACAGGTTTGATCATGTTTATTCCTCCCAAATCTTAATGAGTTTGTAAAATTCTTAAAGATTTCCTGGAATGGAGAAATATGCGCAACCTCCCACAGGTGTCGAGGCAGCAGTTGTGATGGGACTATTCTGCGTTGGTCAAACGTTGCTCCTAATGTCCAAATCAAACTAAATCCACAGTTTCTGTTTGGATTCATTCAGATTATAAATGTAATAGCATTGAATACTGACTTTTGTTCAAACTCTGAAGGCAGAATTGGACAAAAATTCTAACATCTATTGTGACGTTCAATTATTAATTTGTGAGACTCCGAAAACCTGATTTTTCAAACATGCATGCTAAACAGCATGCATGTTTAATCAAATAGAGTTCAAATAATTACTAATGAGGTCATCTGATTTTTTTCAAACCACATGAAGGCCAATTGGTGCCTCATatagggtgccatttgtaaagtcaaacagtcataatttaGCAGCAGTATGTTGGGCTATTCAGCGCATCATAAGAGAATAAAAAATTGGAGTCAATTTTtctaagtcatattttcaccatgtaatTCATACAAATTCAAAAGTTAAAGTTCCCAATTCAATATTTCATTAGCAAGCTGAATATTTATTTTtggtcagacctaaatatttagtttgtaaaataaatattacgtttttttaaataaataactaatttattaaaaaatatttaatttattaaataacatttttgtttacaaactaaatatttagccccTAATTAAATACTTAGgtccaaataaaatatttaaatatttattttcctaaataaatatttagatcccagctaaatatttatttaggagctaaatatttagttagcgaaATCAATATTTGGATTTAgcaccaaaataaatatttagctgggatctaaatatttgttaactaaatatttttgctctaaatcaaatattcagcttgctaactaaatatttagttggtaACTTTAACATTAATAAATGTATGAATGatgtggtgaaaatatgactttaaaAAAAGATTGCATGTTATTTTATCTCATGATAGGCTAAATAACCCAAAATGCTGCTGTTAAATTATGACTGATTGTTCAAATGGCCCCCCATACTCTAATGCTGGTTTATTTTTGCATTATCCAAAGTAAATAATGCAGGTTTCTGTTTTAATTCACCTTGAAGTTTTGACTGAaacttcacaacacacacacacacacacacacacagatgagtgTATTATGGAGCATGGCACAGCCTGTTCTTCAGGCTCTGAGGACATCATTCATCAAATCCAGAATTGGCGGCTTTAACCTGCACACTGTTGTCCTCCTGTTGGATGTATGCTCTGCACATGATTTATCATGTCATGTCTGTTATTTGCATTTAGTGACATTCCAACAAATTATTGAAGGAATAAATATTAAATACGTGTCATCACCTTCTTGACAAACCCCCTCCTCCCGTTGAGCTTGATGAATGGGTCATGTTCCTCGTCTTGTTTGGTGAAAACAAATAATTCCTCGTAATCAATGGAAATTTAATTGAGTGACAGAGCGCTGAAGCCCTTGGAGCTGCATCGTACCGCTCTTTGATGTATTTTCAAAGCCTcttttttgtgttatttttttcatcCCAGCCTAATTAATCAGTGCCACGGAGGTTTCAAATGTGTGTATTGTTGTGCAGTGTTTACGTAAGAAGCACACACACCCAGAGGGAGGAGGTTTATGCTCGGAGATGTCATCTTGGAGGCAAAATATCAAGAAAGATGATATAAAAACAAAGGTTGGTGTGGACTAATAGTGAAGCGTATGATAAAGTTATGGTTTCTCACAAAAATGCATCTTAAAGAAAAGCAGGTAAAATCTTGTTTCAATCCTCATCAGCATATTATGCAAGGAAAAACAGAAATTACAGCATATGATGAGATTTGGGTCAATGAGTGACTTATTTATGCATGAATCTGACATTATTATGCCATTCAAACAGCTGAGGTCCAGGTTTAATCTAGATACTCAGAAGCTTTTTGGACCACACCCATTAATCTTTTTCATAGGAAATGTCAACTAAGGATGGCTCAAGGAAAGGAACAATATCAGATTTTTATTATTGAGTGCTGAAACAGAATAACATCTTGGTGAGAGGATTCTGGGCAAGAAATGACCGTAAACTGATGAATCCGATGCAAATTGTTAATGCAGAAGTAGGTCCATCCAGTAAAATTGAATAGCCAGATATGTGTGTGAAATATACAGTCCACAAAAGGAAAAGTTTATCACTATATGTAAGAAAACTAAAGAACTTTGGGAAGAAGTGAGAATGGTCTTTTTTTTAGATTATTTGTATGCAAAAATTACTGAACTCCAATCTTTAAAGGCATTCCATGCAACCTTTTCAAACATTTTATATCAATGAATGTCACTAAACGTTACTCAGACCCCCAATGCCTCTgaggccagaataccacattgcAATGTGAGAGTTGCCggtccggtccctgttggacttaataTGCATGTTttggatcgtgaacacagctgattagtttgatttagtgatgaccctctcctgtagaaactaataaaggcagaggagacatttcagctgttagattaagatgttaaaaagacgaatgcacagcaaggagatcaTATTCACTTTTGCTTTCACTAACAGactctagagggtgctaaaagcaaggcaAACTGCTTGGTGTTGCTTTGAACTCACAGGATTTTACCCAGACGGTAATCAATGGATAAGACTTTTGTTGCAGATTTACTTTTGAGGACATTTGAGGACATATGAACACCGTTCTTCACTTACGTTAAGAAAATGacattttaaaaccatcacatttAATGATTTTATTGTTGGTCTCACTGAAAAAGCTGCAGTTCTAAGGTTCCCTCGTTTATTCCATTTTCTCTCCTGGTTGGATTATATCTCCTGAGAGGTATCTTTTGTTATGTCACTGTAGTTCaaatatatttttgttttaaatatacTGCTAACTTTAGTTGAATAGAAGTATTATGGTTGCCTGGTAAAAATTtaataaatatcttttttggggGAAAAACATGAGTCGGTTTAGGATCCGCACTACTAAAAATGAGACTTAGGAAATATCAGACATTTAACTGAGGGCTAATCAGCATTCAATGATGTGCGTTAAACAGTTCAATATGTTGCAAAATAAGACCATATCAAAATGGCTCTTGCTATCATGAAGGAATATTTTTCCTTCATTTCTAGCATACAGACGTTAGCTCATGTGAGCTGCTGCAGATTCAGCTTCTGTAATAAGAAGCTGCAGCGAGAAAGGGATTTAAAATTTGAATATGGTGCACTTGTGTGATTTTAAAGCCTCCATTTTTGTTTATCTGCACAAATAAGTTATTTAAAAACTTCAAATTGCTTTCAGGTTTATGCATAATTTTAAACAGGTCCTGTTTTTTTctgataattatagaaattacgaGAGTCAGCCTAGGGGACGAAAGAAAATCAATTACCTTTCTTAGTGCACATACAAAGAAATGAGGAATTTTAACTAATTTTAAGGAGGATTGCAGTTTTCTTGCAACTGAAATTGTTCAATTGCAAATATGTCTATTTTATTTCACATTTTCTCTATGAAATACATAAAAGTTACTTGTTTTTGCCTAGTCTTCAGAAAACAAGCTAAACAAGCTTGCCAGTGATCATAAACTCTCTATATAAATAGAGCAAATGACAAATCTCCTATGTGCCAGGACAAGTCATGGAGATAGTCTGCCTCATGATAACATGTGGGAGAGCAGGAGAGACTCTGGTAAGATGAGTTTGTCATGTTGGACCTCTTTTACTCCCTTACGCCAGGCGAGAGCTGTTCGCCTTGTCGCCTCCAGCTCCAGCGTCTGCTGCTGACGAGTCCCGCTGTCACTCCGGTCGTCACCATGTCACGAGAAGCTGCTCTCCACTGCAAACGGCTCATGACAGGCATTCAGCTTCTTCTCTGTGCTCACCTGGAGAAATTTTCCTGCTCACTCCAAAATTTATAATCTTTAAAATCACAAGCAATTCTTCCATGTGCAAAACCAACTTTATCCTGTAATAAAATAGTTTAATTCAGATTTGTGACTTCAAGTGCACGCTAGCTCTCCTCTACCAGCAACGTGTAAAATATTAGGTTTAATGAAAAGAAACACATTTTGAGAATAATACCTTTTTTGATGCATTGCTGGAGGCAAGAGGAATAAATGCATGCAAAAAGATCTACAAAACCAGCAGAGAGGCGTTTCAAATTGAACCTCCTCAAATGAAAGTAATATTGAAAATTATTTTCAGAAAGTTGGGATTTCAATATATATTCATAAAAAGAACACATCGATATTCACAGACCAGAGGTGCAGCGTGAAGGAACAGACTTACTAGAGACTTATGCATTTTAAATTAGATGtgtctgcaggagaaaaggcaaaCTACTTAGTTATAATAAGAGCTGAAGGTGGATGACTGAATGACGTTGGAAAATctgcatccaaccatccatccatctagagAATGGTACCCAGAGCGAGGTGCACTTGAATTTGCTGCAActgaaaataaaatctaaaaacaTAACTTTTGCCTCAATTAAAACACAAATTGAAGATGTTTTATTTAGTGTGTATTGAATCTGTTTATTATATGAAGCCTAAATTCTTTAGAGAACAGACCAAAGAATCATTTATTGAGTGTAAATATGAGTTTTTACAAAGTTTAGAGTGAATCTAAATGAGTGAATCTTTAATGATATTAAATAAGTAAGCTGATGACACAGTTTATAGTCATGTAGCTTGTTTGGAAAATTATCCACAATAGATTTAAAAAACATGCATTTTGTGTAATAATTTGCAAATTACTGCACATTTTTATGAGAACTAAAAAAATCATTTAGGataagaaataaaatatttgcaaaATGAACTTTAAAAAGATATTTTCATTTGCCCTCTTAATTGAAGTATCTCGCTGGGGTGCAGCAATTGGTGCCGAAACCCAAACCACATTTGTGAGAGGTTTACAGAAAGCCTTGAAACAATCAAGAGGGTTCTTAATTTTAATGAATTATGAGTTAGTTCAAAAATGTTCTTTTCTCAAAGTATGAAAAATGTGAGACATCTTTGAGGAAAGTTGGTGTCCAAAGTGACTAAAAACGTACATAAATGGTTGAAATACAACTTAAAGGTAAACACACTTTAAATTTGTATAAATTCACATCATGTTAAAGAAATTTTTAGTAGTTGATGAAGAGTCATTTCAGAGCGTTTAGAGGGATTCATGCTGGAATTATGACTGTAGCCAGAGGCAATCTTTCAGGTAATAAAAAGACtccattatgggctcgacacacgggaggcgacatcgcctctcctccattcattttcaatgagacatgcgcgacaaagcgataatcgcgggtctccctcctaccaagcgaaacgcgaaaaacgtgcgtgtgaaattttgcgctcgtgcacgtgtcgtgcacaggcgacccagcgacgcgatcccagaaagttgaaacattttcaacttttcatcgctgtcactcggacgaggaccaatcaacagaggtttcattcactgaccaatgagcggacaggatgctccgtacatctccgagcaaacatggaggagaagttgattattattatgttttatatagtaaaatcagaagtaagatttcacataactctagcagcaccttttgaaacatcatatctgccaccttttaaactctgaaccgcttaaataaccttaattccctccaccctgacacagccaatcaaaacaacggaagtttcgatttcgccatggaacagaacgcgtagacggctttgccgctgccgcgggtcgcctcccgtgtgtcaggtaataaaagcgacggcgacaaatttcgctgatcgtggtcgtttgtcgcctcccgtgtgtcgagcccattaatcgCTTCTCTGTTTGTAAAATATGAGGCGAGAGAAAGAGATTATAAACATGTAAAGTGAAGCAAAATGTCTCAGCTTGGTGAATAGATTAGATTATTTTTACTTCCACAGAGGTAAACCAGTTTTCAGGGCCCCTGATTTGGCTGAATGAAAAGGCCGATGGCTCAAACGCAAAGATCAGTGAgacaatattcaattcaattcaattaaacttTATTATCGGACTCAAGGTCCGCATTAAAAAAGAGACATAAAAACGATACAAAAGATTTGAAAAGACACGCATACCAGTGTCTCCACATGGATGACTGGTAATGCACTGCACTAAAATGGGGGTCAACCAGCATCTGCACAAGTCTGTTTTTAGAGTTCTTCAATCGCAAGATAAACCTGTACATCAAATTCCTCATTATGGCTTGGAAGGTCCTGACATaatcattacaaaataaaagacttgcaCTACAGGACTGAGGCTTCCCTAGCAGAGTCCTAAATGCATCGTTGAAGCTTATGCAAGCTGGCTTTCCTATACTTACACCACAAAGGTGCAGTATACAACGGTGTGCAGTAGGTTCTAAAAAGGTGGATAAAAACCAAAGCTCTAAGAATTTAATCAACTTTCCAGTAATTATATATGATATAAAGTTTTATTcatgattttattattttcttgAAACAGGTCCACGTGTGAGGGGCGTGTCGGCCCGCATCCAAACATTTATCTCCTGTAATCACACAACACAGAGCCACAGAGCTCAGATGTATCAGTGATAAATGACTGGACGATTTCACAA contains:
- the LOC139066322 gene encoding E3 SUMO-protein ligase ZBED1-like produces the protein MTTRKMEEAETNNISLGERRDNTPRQIFNAPGKQKSKVWTVFGFYKMAGKLDRSHAICKLCRASLTYSGSTTNLDQHAKRKHGEEYGEFTEQKRAGTSGKQARTENAIPTFFQRLGQNSARAREITASITRFIAKGLCPYNIVEWEGFQDLIHTLEPRYKIPSRNHITNTCMPALYAQVKSQVEEKLAKAERVAITTDAWTSCATESYVTITAQHIAPDWELHVYVLQTRAFKGSHTGKNVGALLKQACVDWKILDKEPALVTDNATNMVLAGVEAEMTPHLMCFAHTINLATQKAFKMDTVARLLGKVRRVVGFFHRSVRAAEILQDKQKQLALPTHKLIQDVSTRWNSTQIMLERVLEQQPAISAALMSRDLRRGEELNTLKDKDFCDVEDIVKLMVPVKLVTISMCEDKRPTLSVISPVREKLKKTFEAADEDSVVIREMKQAFREDLEKRYTGLEDLFHTAAALDPRFKSLPFLTDHDAERTFANITAKATSLHNKALATGDPVHGGPLQTTPCQTEPALGELGIRIDAPQTQHEPEDDLPPFKKKKISALDQLLGKDFEVRMAATSVRDKASEEVKRYRERASLPLEENPLQWWKEQQDLPLLSSLAKRYLCIPATSVASERVFSTAGDIVSTKRSLLKHEHVDQLIFLKKNLPSKKKKNNSDQE